The genomic window TAACTAAAAATCCATCATTTATTTTTGTATCTTCCTTATTTGAATTTGAAACTCATTTATTTTGGCACAAGACATGATACCATAATTGTTACAGTTAAAAGTTGAATGAAGATACCATTGTGTGTGATATGATGAGTACGTCTGTGGTGAAATCCTCCAAATGATTAAAGAGTACATCTATAATGAAATACCTTAAAATGATTAAAGAGTACATATATGCTTATCATCCTCTGAATTTCAATGCAGATTTTGTGAACCTTTGATGGGTTCGTACTGCAATGATAGGGTATCTGAAAAGGAAAATCATGCGGGACTGGTTGGGTCATTGGGCTCTCAAGATGAAGAAGAATGCATGATCAAGTGGAGGATACCTAAATCTCACAAAGGTGGTCATATATTGAGGAAATTGTTCTCTCAATTCATCAAAGAGATTGTTGAGGGAATGATAGGATATGTTCATCTTCCAACTATTATGTCAAAACTACTATCTGATAATGTCGGCCAGGAATTTGGAGATTTTAAGCTTACCATATTGGGAATGCTCGGAACTTATGGCTTTGAAAGAAGAATTCTGGTATGTTCGTTCGTTTTGAATATAAAGATTAGTTTATATACTTGTAAACGTTATTCTCCTGATGTTTCCAGTTTATTGTTAGAACTAACTCGAGAACCTTTACCTGCATTGCAAACCTCAATACTTTGAGTTTAGTCCCACAGCTGATGCTATAAATCTAGAATTCGGCTCTTCTAAAAGAAAAACTATGATTCTGTTGGCATGTTGTATGTACTACACCAGTATACATCACTAGGCAACAAAAATGCAGCAAGGCTTTATTTCTGAATTATCATTTTACTTCAGTATAGTAACTGTGCCCTACCCTTCTCTTTTAAGTTACATTTGGTTGCAACTCGGGGTTCTCCTCTTTCAGTAATACTTTGCCAtgaatcattttaatattaaaatcttgGGTGAATCTTAGTTGttgcttttttcctttttttctgtTAAATTTCAGGATACTGCAAAATCTTTGATTGAGGATGACACATTTTACACAATGAGCTTACTGAAGAAGGGAGCTTCTCATGGATATGCACCTCGAAGTTTATTATGTTGTATATGCAACAGCCTTCTTACCAAGACCTCTTCTAGCTTTCGTGTTCGGGTTTTCAGTTGTGGTCACGCAACTCATATTCAATGTGAGCTTCTGGAAAACGAGTCATCAACTAGAGGCTTGTCATCTGGATGCCCTGTTTGTTTGCCCAAGAAAAACACTCACAGATCTAGAAGTAAATCCGCTCTTACAGAGAATGGTTTAGTTAGTTCGTTGCCCTCAAGATCCCAACCAGCACAAGGATCAACATTACACCCTCACGAAAATGACGCACTAGATAACTCTTACGGCCTTCAACAAATATCGCGGGTAAATCTATATCTCTGCTTATCATATCTGATTACTACTTTACTAAAGCacttacatataattcaatttgggGTTTTTTCAGTTTGAAATTTTAAGTAACCTTCAAAAAGACCAGAGATTAGCCCAGATAGAAAATTTACCACAGTTGAGGCTTGCACCGCCGGCGATTTATCACGAAAAAGTGAAGAAAGGAAGTGGAGTATTAGCAGCAGGGGAAAGCAGCAGTCAAGTGGGTGGAATCCAAAAACCAAACAGAAACAAGCAACTCAAGGATCTAAAATTAAAGGGATCATCTCTCAGATTCCCACTAAAATCAAGTATTTTTGGTGAGTTCAGTTCAGTTAAATTACTTTTCCGGTTGCTCTCTATTTCAATATCGAGCAAATTGGAGCAATTTAATCCCTCTTGAGAGAGGCCAGAAAGGTCTTTTTTACCGATACCATCCGTCTTGTTTTTTAACCTTGGGGGAATTTGTTTTGCAGGCAAGGAGAAAACAAGCAAACCATAGGAGAGGATTGGCACGGTAAAGTATACTGTAGATGAACAgacacacaaaaagaaaaagatttaatttaaGATGCATGATGATTTTGAGGTTTTGATTTTGTTAAATCCGTGTTggaataaaattttcatagaaatatTCATGGGATTCTCTTGGCTATCAATTTTCATAGGAAGCATTGGTCACATCATGCTTGGCTCTTTGGCTGCCAATAACTTATTATTCCTTAATAGAAGATAAATTCAGTTTGAAGGAACAAAACATAACCATATTTGaacatcaatttaatttaattgtggAAAGGAATTTGTCTAGTTCAAATTAGAATTAGTTAGACCCTAGAATTAATTCTATTTGAATTTGAATCTAACTCAAATTAAAATTGGTTGGAGCTTAGTTAATTTTAACTTGAAACAATTGAAAAACAATTTGACTAATAATGAAGTATACCACACTTGATTCGATCCAATCGTCGTATTCCAAATGTGAGATAATAGCGGCTACAGATTAAATTCAACATTCAAAAGAAGAATCATataaacaaattaagtttaatcatgtatttaacaaaataaatgaattttaagacttaaatatatcattattttaaattcGGGTTCTAGTTAGCTTAAAAAAGCTCTCGTGAATTGCTAGTAACAAATAAGGGATCAAAATGATAAAAGACCTATAATGGAATCGGGTCGTGACATTGAAGAATGTATGTCATGACACTAAGGATATCTAACTTCTAGTGTCGCGACTTTACTAAGGAATGTCGTGATTTTAAAAACAACAGTTTGATGTCACGGCTTCAATAAAGGAATGTCGCGACTTTGAAGACAGTGATTTGATGTCACGACTTCAGTCGGAGAATATTGTGACTGAGGAAAATTACTCAAAAATGGCTTATTTCTTACAAAATTACTAAACACCAATCCCATTTGGTCAAAAATGATCCCAAACAACACCTTAATTAAGACCAACTTATGAGACTCAAAAgatcatatttaaaacatcatacaTACTTATTTCAATACATACACCCTAATCACTTACATACTTGATAAATACTAAACTTTCCCACCATCTAGTTAATTTGAAAAGTAAGAAACTAATCATCCAATTAACTTATTACCACATTTCAACTTCATAACATATCAAATAAACCTGTGCACAAGAGGATCATAGGGCTTATAATAGCAAAAGGATTTAATCAACAATATAGAACAAAGAACTAGACATTTTCTAGGTCCATCATGACAAGATTAAGCTTAACCCTTATATACTTGAGTTTGACCAGTACTTACAAAAGACCCACAACATTTGGTACAAAAATAAGCATACTTTTGTCACCTTATGGATAGTGTAGCATCCGCTCAAAGCAGGCTTCGAGGTTCCAAAAGTTGGGAATCTATGCGTAAAGAAATAACACTAAGTAAGCACTCAATGCATAGTAAGTTCAAATAGAATTCATGATACTTACCTTAATCTTAGGTGAGCATATTAAATACCAAGTGAACTAAGCACAATCTAATTAAACAAAACACATAACATTACAAGACAAGGTAAgcataattaaacatatataatcaagTATCAAAAATCATAATCACAATCAAAAGCATCAAAGAACCATACATTTCTTACGTGATCATATAATTCTCAACTCCTTCCAACAAACTATTCTTCTATAccataataattatattttcaaaagttcatgacatatcaatttcttttttcattccttaatttcattttcaatttaacgATTAGCCTATTACAaccttaataaaaataaacttagaCACGGGGTGAATTACACCACACCAAGATAGCTCAAAAGAGCATGAACTACACTACACCAAAGCATCTGAGTGCAAAGCCCGTAGGCaacaaatacatatacatatgaaaACGTATTCACCACCACACCAAAGTCTCCGTAGACGCAAGGCATATCCGAtgatccgcaacaaatgctgaattctACAATGATATAACTTAGTCTCCGTATTTCCATCAAAACCCATAAAGAAATGTGCATACGACCATATTGACATGCCCACTGTATCCTAGTCGTTCTATCAAGTTTACGTGAGTGTTTACCATTTACGAACCTATACAAGTTTTGACAATTACGTGACTCATTCCATAATGCATAGATTACAAGCCATAGCTTAATACAGAATACACATCTCTCATGTAACTCATAAAAACATCATTAGCCATTTCTTTTGACTCATTTCAATAAGTACATCACTTTGCATAAATACATGATTTCCATCCCACTAATCAAATGATATTCATTCTACTTATTCACCAACTTATATTCATTCATTAGTGTCTTGTTGCCAAGAATGTTAAGTTCATTGAATACTCAACATGTTATATAGTTAGCAACATTATAAACATGATGACACATACCAACACACGTAACTATCAAAGAAAGATAGTGAATTCCATGAGAACTTACCTTTCAAATCACAAAATGAGTAGatatcattcaaggcttaatcaACAATTTTATCGTTTCCTCTGCTTGCTCTGACACCCTCCAATTCTTTCTCTAATAAATCATACAAATCTATAATTAACACCATAATTTAACAACTAATAGTCACTCAATGATGATTCAAATAAATGATAATGTCATGGAATGCAAAATCTCTTAATAACCGTTCGGACCTGTTATCCAAAATTTCTCATATCTTTCAACTTTCTCAATCAAATTGAAACctaatttcgtaatttttctcCAAGGACCTTGATCTATTATTGTATACTAATTAATTATATAACTTTTATCTCTTACAATTAGATCCCTAGTAATACAAAAAAGAAGTTCTTTAGCAATTACTTAAATTAACTTAATCACAACTTTACCCACTACATTGCTAACAAGATTTTCacctaatttaaatttaatcaaccaagtaattcataaatttaactcaatttttaTACTCCCTTCAATGATAACTTGAATAACTTTTAacaattgaaaattttaacttatagATCAACTTTACTATGCTAAATAGATTAAAAATCCATATAAATTTTAGAAGGAAAGTTTACCTTGACCAATTTTGACCGATTATAGAGGATGAACTTAAACCTTCTTTTCATGATAAAAATGCTATCTTCTCtccactttcacatttatttgatttagtttaatataatataataatgcaTTTAATCACTATAGTCTTTTAAGATAGTGCAAAATGATGgcttttattaattcaaaacatTAGCCATAATTAAATATGGGCAAATTTCCCTTTTGACCCTTGGTTTAATCGTATCCTAAAGACTTGATGAAATTCTCAATTTGTCACTTACAACTTAGTCCTTGTATTATATTAGATATTGTGCTTAATTAATCactaactaaattaaaaattttagaactaACTCGACTTAGatctcaaaatcaaattttttgatATTATCGAAAGATGAGTCGTTACAAATTATCTGACTTTAAAATGGTTGGACTTCTAAATAATTTGGAATCAAAATTTTAACTCGAAAgaattcaaacataaaattaatcaaaaaattaaattaaaattaaaattttaaaatccgaAGGATTCTATTTGTCTACGTACAAAGGGACGCAATTGGAAAGATAGTAGACCAAATCAAAACCTAATTTTACCAAACCCAAATTTTCCCATAGCAAACCATATGGTTAACAGCCAAAACCTCCCTAAAACAAGAAAATATAAGCAACAAAAATCTATTATTGAATTTTTTGGGTGTGTTTACAATTAATGTATGTCATTAAGTCATCATCACCTAAATACCAACATCCTTCCAACGCTCTCTGCGACCATTCCCACGCCCTTTCCCCTTGTTTTCTCCGCCCCTATtgtttctttcctctcttttatATTCTACTCCCCACTTTCTCTTCCTTCTTCACCTCCCATTTTCTCTCCTTTTCCTTCTTCCCTCCCCACTAGGAAGAAAATGGCTACAGCTTTCTCACCTTCCAAGTTTGCCGCCCAACCATTCCCTCTCAACACCACTTCTCAAAACAACCCTCTTACAATCCCCACTACCGCCTCACCCTTCCTCGGATCTACCCGCAAACTCATCCGCCTCAGTTCTTCTTCCAATTTGAATATTCGCCGTCGATCTGGGACCGTCGTCGCCGTCTCCGATGTCGTCAAGGAAAACAAATCCAAATCTACCCTCAATCTGGTAACAACCCCATTTTTACTTTCTTTATGTTAATCTCTTTCATACCAAATCTgtgggtttatttatttatttattttatgtttaaattttttttctttttttaaattttagttaattacaAAAGAGGAAGGGTTGGAATTATACGAAGATATGGTATTAGGAAGAGCGTTTGAAGATATGTGTGCTCAGATGTATTACAGAGGCAAAATGTTTGGTTTCGTTCATCTTTACAATGGCCAAGAAGCTATTTCAACTGGTTTCATTAAGCTCTTAAAGCAGCAAGATTCCGTCGTCAGTACTTACCGTGATCACGTGCACGCCTTAAGCAAAGGCGTCTCTGCACGTGCTGTCATGAGTGAGCTCTTCGGTAAGACCACCGGCTGCTGCCGTGGCCAAGGTGGATCGATGCATATGTTCTCGAGGGAGCACAATGTGCTCGGCGGGTTCGCTTTTATTGGTGAAGGGATCCCTGTTGCCACCGGTGCGGCTTTTACATCCAAGTATAAGAGGGAGGTTTTGAAAGAAGCGGATTGCGATCACGTCACTTTGGCATTTTTCGGGGATGGGACTTGTAACAATGGACAGTTCTTTGAGTGTTTGAATATGGCAGCGTTGTGGAAATTGCCCATCGTGTTTGTTGTTGAGAACAATTTGTGGGCTATTGGGATGTCTCATTTGAGGGCTACTTCTGATCCTCagatttataagaaaggaccggCGTTCGGGATGCCGGGTGTTCATGTGAATGGGATGGATGTATTGAAAGTGAGGGAAGTGGCTAAGGAAGCAATTGGCAGAGCTAGGAGAGGAGAAGGTCCAACATTGGTGGAATGTGAGACATATAGGTTTAGAGGACATTCATTGGCTGACCCTGATGAGCTTCGTGACCCTGGTAAGCCTTTCATCATCTTTGCTTATTTGTTATTGCTAGGGCTATTGTTACATTGACAAAACAAGAACAAGTTGCATCCATGTGTTTTGTGCTAGTCCTAAAATAGTCTTAAAGTTGAACTGATTAACTCTGTGTTCCATGGAAATATGTTTGTTATATTATGCTTGAAATTAAAGTGTGGGGACTGAAAGATAAAATGATTCAATTTCTTGGTTCTTGTTTGGCAGCTGAGAAAGCTCACTATGCTGCCAGAGATCCCATCACAGCACTGAAAAAATACCTCATTGAGAACAGTCTGGCCAGTGAAGCAGACTTGAAGGCTATAGATAAAAAGATTGATGAGGTGGTAGAGGAAGCCGTGGAGTTTGCAGACGAAAGCCCTGTTCCTCCTCGAAGCCAGCTGCTCGAAAATGTATTTGCAGATCCAAAAGGTTTTGGAATCGGACCTGATGGCCAATATAGATGTGAGGACCCAAAGTTCACTGAAGGCACTGCTCAGGTCTAAGCTTTCAAAATAGGAGGTTGATCAAAACTATTTTTGtcaacttatttattatttcatggTCACATATGTTTAGTTTGTGGTAGCAGTCACGCGTTCACTTGATTTTAGTGTTTATTGTGTACCAAGTATTGTGTCCTTTAGGTTGCCTATCCATATGAAATTTTGGGTTCGTGACATACTTTCCATTTGTTATTTTGGATAAATTGCTTTGAATGGCAAACCCCAAAGCTTGGTAGGCTCTATTTCCTGCCATGCTCATAGTTTGATGGTCTTCATATTTTTCTTGTATACATTTTGCAAGTTGGGACCATTTTCAATTGCAACACCAGAATGAATTAGGCCCAATTTTCAATTGCAAATAGGTAAtgattttacaaataaaattgcTCGAAGAAACGCTTTGCAACTGCCACCAACCACCTTGATACCCGGCAAAAAGGCCGGTGGACCATGGAAACACTTCTTCAAGACTGTAATAAAGTGAACCTTTATTGAAACAAACAGCTTGCAGCCATTGAAGCTTTTCTTTATGATGGCTTTTATGTGGCTCCAAATATCAGAAAGTAGATGGCATCTCTGCATCAGCAGCCTCCCTTTAAAGGGTGGGGAGGCAGACACCCAATCATCCAAATTACCTGCAATCACCACACTATACCAATATCAAGCCACCAGAAGCAATAAAATGTCTTTATATTGGTGAAAGTACATGTCAAGTCTCTATTATAGGATTTGGATCAAATGAGTCCTCTATTATTAAATGTATTAATCTAATCCCTTgaatattaaaaagaataaaataaagttaaagtgCAACAAAgtaaacatttaatatttaaaaaatttcaaccgTTACTAATACAAGGACTAAATGacattttttaaatgatatttgtCAATTCTATCGAAATTTGgtcttatttaattctttttaataatacagGAACTAATTTGATTCATTTAATAGTAGAGGAACTAATTTGATCTTATATAAACAGAACTGCCAGGTACATTCACCCTTTATAATTGCTATATCCAATGGTTTTGAATTGCTTCAACAAGTTTGCTCAAAATACTAACCAAAAATATAACTAGGTGCTTATGTTCCCGTCCTTGGAAACAAATCATCCTAACAAGAGctcaatcttacttaaacattGTGCTAAGAAAATACTGAAAAACAGACAGACACATACCTGGATTAACACCTCAACAATCCAGGACACCAGGGAACATATATAGCCAATGAAATCTGCATTATCTGTAGTAATATACAATGTCACTTTGATCTATTTCTTATTTTCCTAATCAAGTAATTCTCCAATCCAATGCCTGCCTCTACTATTCTTGTGTCTCTTTTAATTTCTACCTTCATAACCTCTTCTAAAATCTCCTCCATTTTCTCTGTTTCATAATCTTCACAGATTGTAGGAACTATCGTTCCCCAAGTATCCGTATGTGGTACTACCCGGAGCTCAAGCATTTCCCCTAGCACTTCAGTAGCTGCATCAATCTTACCAACACTGCAAAACCCTTTGATTAAAGCATGAGAAACCGAAAAATGTGGCGAAAACCCTTTTGACAACATTTCCTCCATATACTTTTTAGCCTCATCAAACATCCCTTGATCACATAACCCTCCAACCAAAGTCCTATAAGAAACCAAATTAGGCAAACACCCATTTGAAGGCATATCCTCAAGAACCTTAACAGCATCCATAGCTCTTCCTTCTCTACAAAAACCCAATATAACAGTATTATAATGCACAATGTCAGGGTTACACCCTTTAACTTTCATTCTACAAAGAAGCTTATAAGCTTCTCTAAGCTTCTTCTTCCTACACAAACTATTCAACAAAGTAGAATAACTCAATGAATCCGGTTCGAATCCTTTATTCAACATATCTTCTAACAAATCTACAGCTCTATTCACTTGACTCTTCCTGCATAGCCCTTGCATTAATATCCTATAAGACTCGACATCAGGCATAACGTCTCTTTCAAACATTTTGTTGAACAGTTTGTACGCAATACTCAAATCCCCGTTCAAACAAAAAGCACCCATCAAAATGTTGTAAGATTTGGTATTGGGGAAAACACCGTATTTATGGGCAGTCTTGAAAAGGTCGAAAGCAGGCATGATGAAGTTACGATGAGAAACAAGCAGCTCGAGGATACGATTTAAGTGTCTGGGTAAAGGCTTAACGTTGAATTCAAGCATTTTGTAGAACACACTGAGAGCTTTCTCGGGTAAATCAGCTTCGGCGTAGATTTTGATCAGGTAAGAAAAGAGAGTCGGGGTTACCCGATATTGATCGGATTTGAGACGAACGAGAAGGTCGTCGACAAGAGAGAAGTGCTTGGAACGGCCGAGTTTGAGAATGAGGACGAGGAAGGAAGAGTAAGAGTGACGAAAACCGGGTTGGGTGGTGGCGATATCAAAGATTTCTTTAGCGAGGAGAGGGTCGGACTGGGCGGATATCAGTTTCAGGACTCGCGTAGGGGAAGCTATTGGCGACGGCGACGGTTGCCGCTGATTGGGCGGTGGATTCGGAGATGAGGAGTAGAACAAGAGGAATGAAGGGTATATGAGGGAGGTGAGTGAACGAGGAACAGTTGTTACAGTTTTGGAGGAAcgtaagaaacattgaagcatTGTTTAGTTGTTTGGTTTTTGTCAGCGAGACCATTGATACCAGCTCAATACATACACTTAACTAGACCTGTCATGGGAAAAAATTTTCGGCCCGCctatatgggcctgaaattttgcccaggcccggcccggaaaaatatcataagcccgagTCCGTCTCGGCCCggcctatttttaaaataaacattaaaaaattattttaaaaataaaaaaataaaaaaaatttattttaaaagtattttaaaattaaaaaataaaaataaaaaaatatatttattatattcaggccgggccgggccgggctcgggctaaAAAATTGGTGcctgaggcccggcccgttttttaaacgggcctcgtttttttgtccaagcccatatttcgggcctatatttttacccgaaccttCCCATATTTCGGGTGGGTCgtcggcccggcccatgaacaggtCTACACTTAACATAagaaaacgaaaaataaaaaggtttatcTATGATTCCTGTCCCACTACTCTTAATatatttgaaattcaattttagattttaattcaATCGTGGAATCAAGGATTATTTTTCcggattaatattaaaaataattaattactgaaataatataaattttttacttaaatcatATGAACTGTGCATGGAAACCCCAAATCGATATGATGGTTAACAATTTATAGTAGTAACAGTTGCACTAATTGCATCAGAAATAGATATGGGGAATCTTCAAAACCCCAAATTCAGCAACCGATATGCTGATTTTGGGTTCTCATGGCTAGCAATTCGGTGTAGATGTAGCAAAGAATTTTTGTTGCCTAAGAAGGCCAAATTGACAATCGACATGCCAATTTGGGCTTTTGAGACAGTAAAATTCTTTACTCCCTTACCGTCCAACATGACTAAAGGTCGAGAATCCCGGACCTACCACAAGCAGAGGTGTTTAAAAACCCCAATTCTTTGGGAAGTCAATGCTTGTTAAGCTTTGACGTGAAAAACAATTTGTTagctaaaagaagaaaaaagtctATTTGTTAAGGgagttaaaaaaaactatttgtcAATAGAGTTAGCAAATTTGTTTAAAGATAGTTTTGCTTAGAGGAGGAGGATTAATATTTTGAG from Gossypium hirsutum isolate 1008001.06 chromosome D12, Gossypium_hirsutum_v2.1, whole genome shotgun sequence includes these protein-coding regions:
- the LOC107945879 gene encoding pyruvate dehydrogenase E1 component subunit alpha-3, chloroplastic, with product MSLSHHHLNTNILPTLSATIPTPFPLVFSAPIVSFLSFIFYSPLSLPSSPPIFSPFPSSLPTRKKMATAFSPSKFAAQPFPLNTTSQNNPLTIPTTASPFLGSTRKLIRLSSSSNLNIRRRSGTVVAVSDVVKENKSKSTLNLLITKEEGLELYEDMVLGRAFEDMCAQMYYRGKMFGFVHLYNGQEAISTGFIKLLKQQDSVVSTYRDHVHALSKGVSARAVMSELFGKTTGCCRGQGGSMHMFSREHNVLGGFAFIGEGIPVATGAAFTSKYKREVLKEADCDHVTLAFFGDGTCNNGQFFECLNMAALWKLPIVFVVENNLWAIGMSHLRATSDPQIYKKGPAFGMPGVHVNGMDVLKVREVAKEAIGRARRGEGPTLVECETYRFRGHSLADPDELRDPAEKAHYAARDPITALKKYLIENSLASEADLKAIDKKIDEVVEEAVEFADESPVPPRSQLLENVFADPKGFGIGPDGQYRCEDPKFTEGTAQV
- the LOC107942833 gene encoding pentatricopeptide repeat-containing protein At4g01400, mitochondrial, coding for MLQCFLRSSKTVTTVPRSLTSLIYPSFLLFYSSSPNPPPNQRQPSPSPIASPTRVLKLISAQSDPLLAKEIFDIATTQPGFRHSYSSFLVLILKLGRSKHFSLVDDLLVRLKSDQYRVTPTLFSYLIKIYAEADLPEKALSVFYKMLEFNVKPLPRHLNRILELLVSHRNFIMPAFDLFKTAHKYGVFPNTKSYNILMGAFCLNGDLSIAYKLFNKMFERDVMPDVESYRILMQGLCRKSQVNRAVDLLEDMLNKGFEPDSLSYSTLLNSLCRKKKLREAYKLLCRMKVKGCNPDIVHYNTVILGFCREGRAMDAVKVLEDMPSNGCLPNLVSYRTLVGGLCDQGMFDEAKKYMEEMLSKGFSPHFSVSHALIKGFCSVGKIDAATEVLGEMLELRVVPHTDTWGTIVPTICEDYETEKMEEILEEVMKVEIKRDTRIVEAGIGLENYLIRKIRNRSK